The stretch of DNA CAAGCCAAAAGCATCGGTCGGACCAATTTAACGACAGGCCAGAAGCCGAGATGAAAAATATGCGTCAACTCTGTATGATTTTCGTTAGACCTCCGCTACTTTTCAATGTCCGCCCCCCTGGCAGAGCTCGGTCAGCACGCCACCGGTGGCCTTGGGATGCAGGAAGGCAATCCGCGTTCCATGAGCACCGCAACGGGGAGTTTCATCAATCAAACGAATGCTCTCTCGCCGCAACCGGTCAAGGGCAGCTTCGAGGTCATCCACTTCGTAGGCGATGTGGTGGATGCCTTCCCCGTTTTTTTCCAAGAACCGGGCCACCGGGGAATCCGGCGAGGTCGGCTCAAGAAGTTCGATGCGGCTCTCCCCCACGGAAAAAAAGGCGACCTTGACTTTCTGTTCGGCAACGACCTCGGTTCCCTCAAATTTCATCCCCATGATATCCCGATAGAGGGGGATATGGCTGTCGATGCTTTTCACGGCAATGCCGATGTGGTTGACTTTCCTGGTCATAGAACCCCCGCAGTTGAAAAATTGGATTGGCCTTCAGATGCTTGCTGGTTGCGACAAGAGGATCAATGCCCCCTCTTGAAAGCTTCAAGAAGCCTGCGTGCCGCCGCGCTTGGCGTGGTCAGCTCTTTCGCCACGGCATCCTGAACCTGATCGAGCAGGGCTTCGACATTCCTGTCCCGTAGGAAGAGG from Desulfuromonadales bacterium encodes:
- the mce gene encoding methylmalonyl-CoA epimerase; protein product: MTRKVNHIGIAVKSIDSHIPLYRDIMGMKFEGTEVVAEQKVKVAFFSVGESRIELLEPTSPDSPVARFLEKNGEGIHHIAYEVDDLEAALDRLRRESIRLIDETPRCGAHGTRIAFLHPKATGGVLTELCQGGGH